The window GGGGGCACCTCCCGCTCGCGGGGGACCACGATCACGGACAGGTGTCGGCACTGAGGGTCCTCGACGGCGAGGCGGAGGTCCGGCTGCCGGCGCCCGCCGCTCGCGAGGCGTCCCGGGCGCAGGGCCGCGGTCTGGTCCGGGTGGCGTCAGTGGCGTGGCCGAGCGCGGCGTGGGCGGCCCTCGCGCAGGTGGCCCGGGCGCCGCACCACCCGCTCGCGATCGGGGTGGCCGCGGCCGCAGCCGGTGGCTCCCCCCGCGACGCCGCGCTCGTGGCGCTCTACCTGACGGGCACCGCCCCGGCCACGGCCGCGGCGCGCCTGCTCGGGCTCGACCCGGTCACCGTGGCCGCCGTGCTCGCCTCCCTCGCGCCCCTGCAGGACGCCCTCGCCGCCGACGCCGCCGACGCGGTGTCCCGCGGCGAGGAGCCCCCGGCGGAGTCCGACCCCCTGACCGACCTCCTGGTGACCCGGCACGCGCCGCGCCAGGACAAGCTCTTCGCCTCGTGAAAGGACCACGCCCGTGACCCAGCAGGACCCGCATCCGAACCCGCAGCCGACGGGTGCCGAGCGCACGCCCGACCTCGACCACACCCCGGCCCAGCCGGACGTCGAGGCGCACCTGCGCTTCACCGAGCCTCCGCACACCCACCCGGCCCCGCAGGACCGGTACGGCAACCCCCTCCCCCAGCACGACCACCAGCACGACGACGACCACGCCCGGGCCCACGCGGAGGGGGTCCCCCACACCCACGCGCCCGTGGCGACCCCGCGCCGCTCGCCGTCCGCGCCGCTGCGCATCGGCATCGGCGGCCCGGTCGGCTCCGGCAAGACCGCGCTGGTGGCGGCCCTGTGCCGGGCGCTCGGCCCGGAGGGGGCCGGCCTGGACATGGCCGTGGTGACCAACGACATCTACACCACCGAGGACGGCGACTTCCTCGTCCGCCACGGCGTGCTGCCCGCTGAGCGCATCACCGCGGTGCAGACGGGCGCCTGCCCGCACACCGCCATCCGGGACGACATCGCCATGAACCTCGACGCGGTGGAGGAGCTGGAGGACAGCTTCGACCCCGACGTCGTGCTCGTGGAGTCCGGCGGCGACAACCTCACCGCCACCTTCAGCTACGGCCTGGTGGACGCGCAGATCTTCGTGGTCGACGTGGCGGGCGGCGACAAGGTGCCGCGCAAGGGCGGCCCCGGCGTCATCACCTCCGACCTGCTGGTCATCAACAAGACCGACCTCGCCCCCATGGTCGGCGCGGACCTCGGCGTCATGGACCGGGACGCGTCCGCGCTGCGCGGGGAGCGCCCGGTGGCGTTCACGAGCCTGCGGGAGGACCCGGGCGCCACACCCGTGGCCGCGTGGGTCCAGCAGCTGCTGGCCCAGCGCCGCGAGCTCGCCGCGTCACCAGCGTCAGCCGGCTGACTGCGGGCTGGCAGTGCTCACCAGGGTCGAGCTGGTCGCCGCGCCCGGCCCCGGTGGGACCACGCGGCTCACCACCAACCGCGCGGAGGGCATCCTCAACGCCCGGCGCACCGGTCCGGCCGAGGTGCACCTCGTGGGGACGGGCGCGGGCCCGCTGGGCGGCGACGCGGTGGAGGTCGACGTCGTCGTCGCCAGCGGCGCGCGGCTGTCGCTGCGCGGTGTCGCGGCGACGCTGTCGATGCCGGACCGCGTCGGCCGGCCGGCGCGCCTCGACCTGCGGCTGCGCGTAGCCGAGGGGGCCCACCTCGACGTGGCGCTGGAGCCGCTGGTCGCGGTGCGCGGCAGCGACCTGCACGCCGTGACCACCCTCGACGTCGCCGGGGGCGCCCACCTCGACCTGCTCGAGGTGACCGTCCTCGGCCGCTGGCGGGAGGCGCCGGGCCGCTGGCGCGGCACGCTGCGGGCCGACCTCGCCGGCGCCCCGTGGCTGCGGCAGTCGGTGGCCCTCGGGCCCGGCTCCCCGGCCTGGGACGCGCTCGACGCCCCGCGGGTGCTCGTCAGCCGGCTCCGCTCCCCCGCCGCCCTCCCCGCGCCGTCGACGACGACGACGACGAAGCCGGCCGGTCGCTCAGCGGGCTGCGCCGTCGCGATGCCGCTGGCCGGCGGCGGAGAGCTCGCGCAGGCCATCGGGCTCGACCTGCTCGCCGCCCGCCGCGACCTGGCGGCGCTCGACCTCGACCCCACCGGGTTTCGGTCGACCGAAACCTCTGGCACCCTGGTGGGGTGACGTCCACCGCCACCCGCGCCACCGGCCCAGCCGGCGCGCCGGAGCGGAAGCTCCTGCACCTGCTCGGGCCGGCGTTCGTCGCGGCCGTCGCCTACGTCGACCCGGGCAACGTCGCCGCCAACCTCACCGCCGGCGCCCAGTACGGCTACCTGCTGCTGTGGGTGCTCGTCGTGGCCAACGCCATGGCCGTGCTCGTGCAGTACCTGTCCGCCAAGCTCGGCGTGGTCACCGGCAGGACGGTCCCGGAGCACCTGCGCGACCGGTTGGGCCCCCGCGGCCGGCTGGCCTTCTTCAGCCAGGCGCAGGCGGTGGCCGTCGCCACCGACGTGGCGGAGGTCATCGGCGGAGCGGTAGCGCTGAGCCTGCTGTTCGGCCTGCCGCTGTGGCTGGGCGGGGTCGTCACCGGCGCGGTCTCCACGGCGGTGCTGGCGCTCAACTCCCGCGACGGGGTCCGCCGCTTCGAGGCGGTGATCATCGCGATGCTGGGCGTCATCGCGGTGGGCTTCCTCGCCGGGCTCGTCGTGGCCCCGCCCGACGCGGCCGAGGCCGCCGCCGGGCTGGTCCCGCGCTTCGACGGCGCCGACACGGTGCTGCTGGCGGCGAGCATGCTCGGCGCCACGGTGATGCCCCACGCCATCTACCTGCACTCCGGCCTGGCGCGAGACCACCACGGCGGCGCCGTCGATCCGTCGCGCGTCCCCCGCGCGCTGCGCGCCACCCGCGCCGACGTCGTCGCGGCGCTGGTCCTCGCCGGCGTGGTCAACATCGCGATGCTGCTGCTGGCCGCCACCTCCCTGCGCGGTGTGGACGGCACCGACACCCTGGAGGGCGCGCACGCCGCCGTGGTGTCCGCGCTCGGGCCGGCCGTCGGGCTGCTGTTCGCCATCGGGCTGCTGGCCTCGGGACTGGCCTCGACGTCGGTGGGCTCCCAGGCGGGCGCCGTCATCTGGGGCACGCTGCAGCGCCGCGTCCCGCCGCTGCTCGTGCGCCGCACCTTCACGCTGGTACCGGCGATCGCGGTGCTGCTGGCGGGCGTCGACCCGACGCAGGCGCTGGTGCTCAGCCAGGTGGTGCTGAGCTTCGGCATCCCGTTCGTGCTCGTCCCGCTGCTGCGGCTCACCTCCAGCCGGGCGGTGATGGGCGAGCACGCCAACACCCCGCTCGTGCGGGCGCTGGCGGTGCTCGCCGTGGCGGCCGTCGTCGTCCTCAACGTGGTGCTGCTGGTCCTCACCTTCGCGGGCTGACCCGCCACATGCCCAGCGGCGCCTCCCGCGACGGCAGCCCGCGCACCGGGCCGAGCGGGACGAAGCCGAGCCGCCGGTACAGCGGGGTGGTGCGCGGCGAGGACGACTCCAGGTAGGAGTCCTCCCGGGCCTCGTCGACGCGGTCCAGCCGGTGCTGCAGCAGAGCCCGCCCCACCCCGCGCCCCTGCCCGGC is drawn from Quadrisphaera setariae and contains these coding sequences:
- a CDS encoding urease accessory UreF family protein, with product MVDGYVRDEASLGTLLRRRLLTTGVVAAHLAAASCAAVRDWGHLPLAGDHDHGQVSALRVLDGEAEVRLPAPAAREASRAQGRGLVRVASVAWPSAAWAALAQVARAPHHPLAIGVAAAAAGGSPRDAALVALYLTGTAPATAAARLLGLDPVTVAAVLASLAPLQDALAADAADAVSRGEEPPAESDPLTDLLVTRHAPRQDKLFAS
- the ureG gene encoding urease accessory protein UreG; its protein translation is MATPRRSPSAPLRIGIGGPVGSGKTALVAALCRALGPEGAGLDMAVVTNDIYTTEDGDFLVRHGVLPAERITAVQTGACPHTAIRDDIAMNLDAVEELEDSFDPDVVLVESGGDNLTATFSYGLVDAQIFVVDVAGGDKVPRKGGPGVITSDLLVINKTDLAPMVGADLGVMDRDASALRGERPVAFTSLREDPGATPVAAWVQQLLAQRRELAASPASAG
- a CDS encoding urease accessory protein UreD, with amino-acid sequence MLTRVELVAAPGPGGTTRLTTNRAEGILNARRTGPAEVHLVGTGAGPLGGDAVEVDVVVASGARLSLRGVAATLSMPDRVGRPARLDLRLRVAEGAHLDVALEPLVAVRGSDLHAVTTLDVAGGAHLDLLEVTVLGRWREAPGRWRGTLRADLAGAPWLRQSVALGPGSPAWDALDAPRVLVSRLRSPAALPAPSTTTTTKPAGRSAGCAVAMPLAGGGELAQAIGLDLLAARRDLAALDLDPTGFRSTETSGTLVG
- a CDS encoding Nramp family divalent metal transporter is translated as MTSTATRATGPAGAPERKLLHLLGPAFVAAVAYVDPGNVAANLTAGAQYGYLLLWVLVVANAMAVLVQYLSAKLGVVTGRTVPEHLRDRLGPRGRLAFFSQAQAVAVATDVAEVIGGAVALSLLFGLPLWLGGVVTGAVSTAVLALNSRDGVRRFEAVIIAMLGVIAVGFLAGLVVAPPDAAEAAAGLVPRFDGADTVLLAASMLGATVMPHAIYLHSGLARDHHGGAVDPSRVPRALRATRADVVAALVLAGVVNIAMLLLAATSLRGVDGTDTLEGAHAAVVSALGPAVGLLFAIGLLASGLASTSVGSQAGAVIWGTLQRRVPPLLVRRTFTLVPAIAVLLAGVDPTQALVLSQVVLSFGIPFVLVPLLRLTSSRAVMGEHANTPLVRALAVLAVAAVVVLNVVLLVLTFAG